The Mercurialis annua linkage group LG2, ddMerAnnu1.2, whole genome shotgun sequence genome contains a region encoding:
- the LOC126670227 gene encoding putative pectinesterase 63: MKQLLFSSCASFFIMSLLVLQLCPTAISHSKQVPKDITKLKKWEADNIKDFNAQKSDVSKGIPRIVLDKRLAAAENSVRVITVAKHIFADFETINDAVNSIPVNNKQRTIIWINGGEYWEKITINISKPFITFYGDPEDMPTIVFNGTAAVYGTVYSATVAVESRYFMAVNVAFVNSAPMPDVNRTGAQAVSMRISGDKAAFHNCKFVGFQDTLCDDKGRHFFRDCYIIGTVDFIFGNGKSLYLNTTIESVAKDTGVITAQARQNVSDDSGFTFIHCNLTGIGNNTYLGRAWKESPRVVFAYTYMGSLINEAGWSTGKHPESNRSAYYGEYKCEGAGAFSSGRVSYAKLLSDEEAKPFLSMTYINGNKWLIPPPNI; the protein is encoded by the exons ATGAAACAATTATTATTCTCTTCTTGTGcttcattttttattatgtcACTTCTAGTTCTTCAACTTTGCCCTACGGCCATTTCTCACTCAAAACAGGTCCCTAAAGATATCACAAAGCTCAAAAAATGGGAAGCTGACAATATTAAAGACTTCAACGCCCAAAAATCCGATGTTTCAAAAGGCATTCCACGCATCGTTTTGGATAAAAGATTGGCTGCCGCGGAAAACTCCGTTAGGGTTATCACAGTTGCGAAGCACATTTTTGCAGATTTTGAAACTATTAATGACGCCGTTAATAGTATTCCTGTTAATAACAAGCAAAGAACCATAATTTGGATCAACGGTGGAGAATATTGGGAGAAGATTACTATTAATATCTCTAAGCCTTTTATTACGTTTTATGGTGATCCTGAAGATATGCCTACGATTGTTTTTAACGGGACGGCGGCCGTCTATGGTACGGTTTATAGCGCCACCGTGGCGGTGGAAAGCAGATACTTCATGGCCGTTAATGTTGCATTTGTG AATTCGGCTCCGATGCCAGATGTGAACAGAACCGGAGCACAAGCGGTGTCAATGAGAATATCAGGGGATAAAGCAGCATTTCACAATTGCAAGTTCGTCGGATTTCAAGACACCTTATGTGATGATAAGGGACGGCATTTCTTTAGAGACTGCTATATTATTGGCACCGTAGATTTCATTTTTGGAAATGGAAAGTCGCTCTACTTG AACACAACTATAGAAAGTGTTGCTAAAGATACAGGAGTGATCACAGCTCAAGCTAGACAAAATGTAAGTGATGACAGCGGATTCACATTTATACACTGCAACTTAACGGGCATCGGCAACAATACTTACCTCGGCCGGGCTTGGAAGGAGAGCCCTAGAGTGGTGTTTGCATATACTTACATGGGCAGTCTCATAAACGAGGCCGGATGGTCTACCGGCAAGCACCCGGAATCCAATCG AAGTGCATATTATGGAGAGTACAAGTGTGAGGGAGCAGGGGCTTTCTCCTCAGGTAGAGTGAGTTATGCAAAATTATTAAGTGATGAAGAAGCTAAACCCTTTTTGAGCATGACTTATATCAATGGCAACAAATGGCTTATTCCTCCTCCAAATATTTGA
- the LOC126666744 gene encoding protein SMALL AUXIN UP-REGULATED RNA 10: MDDHGGSKLTGIKQIVRLKEILQKWQSVTIGSKAQESEGETSSPPAAGISPQISKRLTDFKNCCDSDEESCHGPGAPPDVPKGYLAVYVGPELRRFIIPTDYLSHSLFKVLLEKVEEEFGFDHSGGLTIPCEIETFKFLLKCMEHHPKDDQHDGGSSGELTNP, from the exons ATGGATGACCATGGCGGCAGCAAGTTGACGGGAATCAAGCAGATTGTAAGGCTAAAAGAAATTCTTCAAAAGTGGCAATCTGTTACAATTGGCTCAAAGGCTCAGGAATCCGAAGGAGAAACTAGTAGCCCTCCTGCTGCTGGAATTTCACCACAAATCAGTAAAAGGCTAACAGACTTTAAGAATTGTTGTGATTCAGATGAGGAAAGCTGCCACGGCCCTGGAGCGCCACCTGATGTCCCTAAAGGGTATCTAGCGGTTTATGTAGGGCCAGAGCTGCGAAGGTTTATTATTCCGACTGACTACCTAAGCCATTCTCTATTCAAAGTTTTGCTGGAAAAGGTTGAAGAGGAGTTCGGGTTTGATCACAGTGGCGGGCTCACTATCCCATGCGAGATTGAGACCTTTAAATTTCTCCTGAAATGCATGGAGCACCATCCGAAGGATGATCAGCATGATGGCGGCTCAA GTGGAGAATTAACTAACCCTTGA
- the LOC126667044 gene encoding uncharacterized protein LOC126667044 translates to MLIPRLSRTGSALLKQLSRGISTSLCRKTEFKQTRCSQYLPTQFQLHPVTRVFHATFFQKHHLFSTSTSDSDSVDRDKKISVTFVDKDGEEKNIKVPVGMSMLEAAHENDIELEGACEGSLACSTCHVIVMDVEYYNKLEDPADEENDMLDLAFGLTETSRLGCQVIAKPELDGIRLAIPAATRNFAVDGYVPKPH, encoded by the exons atgttaattccCAGACTTTCAAGAACTGGGTCCGCCTTGCTTAAACAGCTTTCACGAG GCATTTCTACTTCCTTGTGTAGAAAAACTGAGTTCAAACAAACTCGTTGTAGTCAATATTTGCCAACTCAG TTTCAGTTACATCCAGTGACTAGGGTGTTCCATGCTACCTTTTTTCAGAAGCATCATTTGTTTTCTACCTCAACTTCTGATAGTGATAGTGTGGATCGAGACAAAAA GATATCAGTAACGTTTGTCGATAAagatggagaagaaaagaacaTCAAGGTCCCAGTTGGAATGTCTATGTTAGAAGCTGCTCATGAAAATGACATAGAACTTGAAG GAGCATGTGAAGGCTCACTTGCCTGCTCAACATGCCATGTGATCGTCATG GATGTGGAATACTACAACAAATTAGAAGACCCTGCAGACGAGGAGAATGACATGTTGGACTTAGCTTTTGGGCTTACAGAAAC CTCACGTTTGGGTTGCCAGGTGATTGCAAAGCCTGAACTCGATGGAATACGCTTAGCTATTCCTGCAGCCACACGGAACTTTGCTGTTGACGGGTATGTTCCAAAACCACATTAG